The nucleotide sequence AATAAAAAAGAGGTCTATGATAGACATAATTTATTTAAAGAGAAAGATATTAATGAAATAGGAATAAGCTCAATAAGATCTGGTGGTGTAAAAGGGATTCATCAGATAATTTTTGGAAATGAATTTGAAATAATTAAAATTGAACATGAAGCTTTAGATCGTAAAGTTTTTGCAAATGGTGTTTTAGAAGCTATAAACTTTATTAAAGATAGAAAAAATGGATTTTTCACTTATGATGATTTAATTAAATTCAAAATAAATTATTTAGAAAATAAATAATTTTTATAAAAATATAATTATTATATGAAAGAATTTTATTATGTAACTTTATCCCTTGGTTCTAATACTAATAATGCAAAGCATTATTTAAATTTAGCTTTTAAAGCATTACAAAGTTATTTTGAAATAGTTGATAATACTGGAATATTAAAAAGTGAACCTTTTGGATATAAAGATCAAAATGATTTTTATAATGCCCTTTTAATCATAAAGACTAAATATTTACCTGGCAAATTATTAAAAATATTACAAAATATTGAAAGAAAGTTAAATAAAAATAAGAATAAAAATATTTTCTGGGGTGAAAGAATTATAGATATAGACATAATTAAATTCGAAGATTTTAATATATTTTCTAACAATTTAACTATTCCTCATCCTGGCTTAAGAGATAGAAAATATTTAAAAATATTAATGGAGAAGTTAAATAAAATTGAATTACTAAAAAGCTAAAAAAATTTAATAAAATTTATTTTTTTAAAGTATTAGGATTATCTATTTATTAAATTTTGATTAAATTGGATTCATTCATGAAAAATTTTAATAGTTTACAAAAGAAAAAAAAAGAAAAAATACCTATTATAATGGTTACTGCTTATAATTTTTACATTGCTAAAATAATTGATCAAATTGAAGAGATAGATGCTATTTTAGTTGGTGATTCGATGGCAAATGTAGAATATGGTTATGAAAGCACAATTCAAATAACTTTTGAACAAATGCTTGATAGAGTTAAAATTGTTTCACAAAATACATTAAATAAACCAGTGATTGCTGATATGCCTTTTCTATCTTATGGTGTTGAGATTAAGTATGATATTTTAAATTGTGGAAGGATGATAAAAGAGGGATATGCAAATGCTATTAAAATTGAAGGTGGTAAAGAAAAAATAGAATTAATTAAAAGACTTTCTGATATTGGTGTTCCTGTACAGGGGCATATAGGTCTTAAACCTCAACATCATAATAAAGAAGGAGGTTATAAAATTGCAGGTAAAACAGATAAAGAGATTGAGGAATTACTTGATGATGCAATACAGCTTCAAAATGCAGGAATATTCTCATTAATTTTAGAATGTGTAACTGATGAAGCTTCAAAGATTATAACAGAAAGCCTTAAAATTCCAACTATAGGAATAGGTTCAGGTAAGAATGTTGATGGGCAAATTGCAGTGATAAATGATCTGTTGGGATTATCTTATTACATTCCAAGTTTCACAAAAAAATATGTAGATTTAAATACTATAATAAAAGAAACCTTAATTAGTTGGTGCAATGATATATATTCTGGAAAATACCCTGAAAAATGGTTTAATAAAAAAGATAAATAAAAAGTTTTAAAAAAATGGAGGACATAATTGAAAGTTATAAAAGATATTAAAGAAATGAAAGAATATATTAATAATTTAAAAAAAAATTATAACTCTATAGGTTTTGTTCCAACAATGGGAGCTTTGCATGAAGGTCATCTTTCTTTAATAAGAAGAGCTAGAAATGAAAATGACATAGTTATAGTTTCTATATTTGTAAATCCTTTACAATTTGGACCAAATGAAGATTATAATAAATATCCTAGGACTTTTGATTCTGATTCATATTTGTGTGAAAAAGAAAAAGTAGATATTATATTTGCACCAGATGAAAATAAGTTTTATGAAAAAGAACATTTGACATATGTATATGTTAATGAACTTTCAAACTATTTATGTGGAAAAAGTAGACCTGGGCATTTTCAGGGGGTTTGTACTGTAGTAAATAAATTATTCAATATAATTAAACCAACTAGAGCTTATTTTGGGAAAAAAGATTATCAGCAATTAATAATTATAAAGAAAATGGTAGAAGATCTTTCAATGGATATAGAAATAATAAGTTGCAATATTGTAAGAGAACTAGATGGTTTAGCTTTAAGCTCTAGGAACAAATATTTATCTGATGATGAAAGACTTGAAGCTCTAAATATTTATAAATCATTAAAATATGCTAAAGATAAAATATTAAATGGAGAAAAAAATTCGGATATCATAAAGAAGGATATTGAAAATATTTTAAAAAGTGGTAAAAAAACTAAAATTGATTACATTGAAATAGTTGATAAATATTCTCTTAAGCCAAAAGTTCTTATAGATAAAGATACTTTAATAGCAATAGCATGTTTTGTTGGTTCAACAAGGTTAATTGATAATATTTTAATAGAAGATTTCATAAATTAAAAAATTTTACATAAAAGGTTTGTGGATGTATATAAGTTTTAAAAATTTTACTTATTTTACAAATGACTTTTATAATTTAACTAATATTATTTATTTGTTTCTAGTTTATTTTTTAAGTGTTTTAACTTCTTTTTTTATCAGAGAAAAGAGCAAGTTTTTTATTTATAAAAATTTAACCAGTGATTATATTCTTTCAGAAAAGAGAAATTATTCTTCAACATATTTTTTAAGTCTTGCAGGAATATTTCTATTTATGTTTACAGGTGTTGGATATTCTAAAACTTATCCTTTTAATTATAAAAAATTAAATTTATCTAAAAGATTTTTCATAATTTTTATCCCAAATATATTAAACCTAATTTTTTCTTTATCTTTCTATTTTCTCTCATTAAACGGTGGTGAATTTTTTAAAATTAAATTTATTAATGACTTTTTAATATTATCTGTTTATGCTAATTTTATTTTATTTCTAATAAATTTTTTACCTTTCCCTTTTTCAGATACCTTACTATTTTTTACTAAATTCGATACATCTATTTATGCATTTGACTTTTTAGAAATATTTTTTGTTTTATTATTTGTAATATTCAGGTTTAATTTAAAGTCTTTTGAGTTTTATCTTTTAATTTTAGAAAAAATTTTTTAAAAATAATATTGAAAAAATAAAATAATTTTTTGAAACATTTATTGACTTTAATAATGAATAATATACATTTTTTTAGAAAAATTAATTCATTAAGGGGTTATTAAATGAGTGAGAAGATTGTTAATTTTGAAGAAGAGTTAGAAAAATCTCTTCAAACAATACAAGAACCTCAGGCTGGCTCAATAATAGAAGGGAAAATTGTATGTGTTAATAATAGTGAAGTATTTGTTGATATTGGTTGGACACAAGAAATAACAATTTCAATAGATGAATTTGACTCTAAACCCAATGAACTAGATAAGGTATATATTTATTGTTTTAAAGATAAATATGATAGGACTATTTTTTCTAAGAAAAAAGCAGACGAAATTCTTTTAAAAAGAGAACTTTCAAGACTTTTAAAGGAAGGATTACCAATTAAAGGTTTTGTAAAAAGGTATATAAAAGAGAAAAAACTATTTCAAATTGATGTTAAAGGAGTAAGTGGAATATGTTTTGCAGATAAAATTGACTTAAAAGATTTTGATGAAAAATTAGTAAATGATTATATTGAAAAGGTTTTTGATTTCAAGATATTAAGCTATAATAATAATAAGCTGGTTTTATCAAGAAAAGATTATTTAATAGATAAAGCTAAAATTGAAAAAATTAAATTTTTTAAAGAGAGAAATAAAAAAGATATTGTAAAATGTAAAGTTAAAAAAATACTTGAAAATGATAAAGGGGTTATAGTTGACATAGATTCTTTTGAAGGATTCATTCCAAGAAAAGAAATTTCTTATTCTAAATACTTTAACATTTCAGATATCCTTTCGGAAGGACAAATAATTG is from Spirochaetota bacterium and encodes:
- the folK gene encoding 2-amino-4-hydroxy-6-hydroxymethyldihydropteridine diphosphokinase encodes the protein MKEFYYVTLSLGSNTNNAKHYLNLAFKALQSYFEIVDNTGILKSEPFGYKDQNDFYNALLIIKTKYLPGKLLKILQNIERKLNKNKNKNIFWGERIIDIDIIKFEDFNIFSNNLTIPHPGLRDRKYLKILMEKLNKIELLKS
- the panB gene encoding 3-methyl-2-oxobutanoate hydroxymethyltransferase; this translates as MKNFNSLQKKKKEKIPIIMVTAYNFYIAKIIDQIEEIDAILVGDSMANVEYGYESTIQITFEQMLDRVKIVSQNTLNKPVIADMPFLSYGVEIKYDILNCGRMIKEGYANAIKIEGGKEKIELIKRLSDIGVPVQGHIGLKPQHHNKEGGYKIAGKTDKEIEELLDDAIQLQNAGIFSLILECVTDEASKIITESLKIPTIGIGSGKNVDGQIAVINDLLGLSYYIPSFTKKYVDLNTIIKETLISWCNDIYSGKYPEKWFNKKDK
- the panC gene encoding pantoate--beta-alanine ligase — translated: MKVIKDIKEMKEYINNLKKNYNSIGFVPTMGALHEGHLSLIRRARNENDIVIVSIFVNPLQFGPNEDYNKYPRTFDSDSYLCEKEKVDIIFAPDENKFYEKEHLTYVYVNELSNYLCGKSRPGHFQGVCTVVNKLFNIIKPTRAYFGKKDYQQLIIIKKMVEDLSMDIEIISCNIVRELDGLALSSRNKYLSDDERLEALNIYKSLKYAKDKILNGEKNSDIIKKDIENILKSGKKTKIDYIEIVDKYSLKPKVLIDKDTLIAIACFVGSTRLIDNILIEDFIN